The following proteins come from a genomic window of Diorhabda carinulata isolate Delta chromosome X, icDioCari1.1, whole genome shotgun sequence:
- the LOC130902198 gene encoding prisilkin-39-like encodes MRGIVIFATLCVAVLARSIEKVDSNGIDEPVQVEQVESDELENLRTKRSFGLIGAKILGAKAIGIGAGIVAAKSFGYGGYGYGGYGGYYGSPGYTVVEKHYVQPYYGYGGYGGWGHGGYGGYHGGYSSGYSSGYGYGYSNGYSHGW; translated from the exons ATGAGAGGGATAGTGATATTTGCAACGCTCTGTGTAGCAGTGCTCGCTAGAAGTATAGAAAAGGTTGATTCAAATGGAATTGATGAACCTGTACAAGTAGAACAAGTAGAAAGTGATGAATTAGAGAATTTGAGAACCAAACGTAGTTTTGGATTGA TTGGTGCAAAAATTTTGGGAGCCAAAGCGATAGGTATAGGTGCTGGTATAGTAGCTGCTAAAAGCTTTGGTTATGGAGGCTACGGATATGGAGGTTATGGAGGATATTACGGTTCTCCAGGATATACTGTAGTTGAAAAACATTATGTACA acCTTATTATGGGTACGGAGGATATGGAGGTTGGGGTCACGGTGGATATGGAGGTTATCATGGCGGTTATTCAAGCGGATATAGTAGCGGTTATGGATACGGATATTCTAATGGATACAGTCATGGTtggtga